The nucleotide sequence AATCGTCAAAGCGGAAGTCAAACAGGTGTCACCGGCAGCGGAGTTTGGCGGCTACGGACTGCGCATTCGGGGGAAAGGCCAGTACGGCTTAGTTTTTCGCCGCGGCCCTGCGGTCGTTGTTACCACGGCGTCGGATCAGACTTTCACCGTCACCGCTTCTCAAGCGACGGAGATGGCCGGGGTGCTGAACAGTGCCGCTGATTCTGGACGGGAGTACTGAGAACGTTCGGCCCGCCTTTGAGCGACAAATCGTCCTAGATCAGGAAGGCTGTAGGCGTGCCCACAGCAGATGAGATGCTCAGTTCAGATGCGGTCAAGCAACTTTCGGAATGTCTGCGAGACACTGGTAGTCGCGCGGAAGCCGTCGACTCGGCATCGGTTGCGCTATCCGGCAAGACTTTCAGCGAGCGCGTTGCGCTTGTCCGAGATGCGATCCTGGTCGACCTCCCTGCTGATTTTCTGCGCTTTAAAACAGCGATCGAGACAGCGTTGACCGATCCGGCATTCAACGGCTGGATGATCATGCCTGTCACAGAGGCGGTAGCGGCGCGCGGGCTCCAAGAATTCGAACCGGCGCTGAAGCTCCTTGCCCAGCTGACCCCACGTTTAACGGCTGAGACCGCGATCAGGCATTTCCTCAACGCTGACCTGAATCGTGCGCTCGACGTAATCGTGCCCTGGACCGAGAATAACGACCCGCACGTGCGGCGCCTCGCTTCGGAAGGAACGCGCCCTAGGCTGCCGTGGGCAGCGCGAATACCAGCGCTGATGGCTGATCCGTCGCCAGCACTGCCGATCCTCGATGCGCTTTACCGCGATTCGTCGGAGTATGTCCGTCGCTCTGTGGCGAATCACCTCAATGACATCAGCAAAGACCATCCGCAGGTCGCCGTGAAAACAGCCGCGCGGTGGCTGGCAGAACCGGACGGCAACACCCTGAAGACGGTCCGGCACGGGCTGCGTTCGCGGATCAAGGCAGGTGACCTTGGTGCCTTGGCGCTGCTCGGCTACTCGTCCGACGTTGAGATTGATGTCAGTGGACCTGTCGTGGACGAGGACGTCATTCATCTCGGCGAGGCACTGAAGTTCAGCTTCGCGATCACGAATCGTGGGAAATCCGATGCACCCATCGCGGTGGACTACATTATTCATCACGTGAAGGCCAACGGATCACGCTCACCGAAGGTCTTCAAGCTGTCATCTCGCACTGTCGCACCGGGCGACACGTGGAGCGTGAGGCGGCGGCACCCCATACGGCCAATCTCCACGCGCCGATACTACCCCGGAGCTCATCTCCTTGAACTCCAGGTCAACGGGATTTCACGTGGATCGCAGGAGTTCACACTGGTGATGCGAGATGACTCTGGGCCAGTCTGAGCTGCTACCGCGGCGCCGTATGAGCAAAGTGCTTGGCTAGAACGGTCAGTGGTTGTGCATTTCAGCAACAACGTAGAGGGTCGGCTACTCCTGCAGCATTCGCAGTGCGATCAAGGCAGCATGCAGCGAT is from Hoyosella subflava DQS3-9A1 and encodes:
- a CDS encoding DNA alkylation repair protein, with product MPTADEMLSSDAVKQLSECLRDTGSRAEAVDSASVALSGKTFSERVALVRDAILVDLPADFLRFKTAIETALTDPAFNGWMIMPVTEAVAARGLQEFEPALKLLAQLTPRLTAETAIRHFLNADLNRALDVIVPWTENNDPHVRRLASEGTRPRLPWAARIPALMADPSPALPILDALYRDSSEYVRRSVANHLNDISKDHPQVAVKTAARWLAEPDGNTLKTVRHGLRSRIKAGDLGALALLGYSSDVEIDVSGPVVDEDVIHLGEALKFSFAITNRGKSDAPIAVDYIIHHVKANGSRSPKVFKLSSRTVAPGDTWSVRRRHPIRPISTRRYYPGAHLLELQVNGISRGSQEFTLVMRDDSGPV